The following proteins are encoded in a genomic region of Pedosphaera parvula Ellin514:
- a CDS encoding type 1 glutamine amidotransferase domain-containing protein, whose translation MAGKKLNGIRVAVLAADGVEQIELTSPVKHLEKHGAQIEVISLHPGKIKGMNLLLPGKNIKVNRTIFRANPDNYDALLIPGGHINPDFLRQSDSVLQFVREFDAANKPIAVICHGPWVLVSAGVVKNRTLTSWPGIKDDVINAGGNWVNNAAVRDGNWISSRSPLDLIQFNREMISLFAEHKASIKTSRRGRLLPTLGWLTAGAAVAAAIYGSNVFESREGVEMEEEEEPVGTPVI comes from the coding sequence ATGGCCGGAAAGAAACTGAATGGAATACGCGTTGCCGTCCTGGCAGCCGATGGAGTTGAACAGATTGAATTAACCTCTCCCGTAAAACACCTGGAAAAACACGGTGCCCAAATAGAGGTCATTTCATTGCATCCGGGAAAAATCAAAGGCATGAACCTTCTCCTTCCCGGCAAGAACATTAAGGTTAATCGCACCATTTTCAGGGCCAACCCCGACAACTACGATGCGTTGCTGATACCTGGTGGTCACATAAACCCGGACTTTTTGCGCCAGAGTGACAGTGTCCTGCAGTTTGTGCGGGAATTTGACGCTGCCAACAAACCCATCGCCGTCATCTGTCACGGACCATGGGTCCTGGTTTCTGCAGGCGTGGTTAAAAACCGCACGCTTACTTCCTGGCCCGGTATTAAGGACGATGTTATCAACGCGGGCGGCAATTGGGTTAATAATGCCGCTGTGCGTGACGGCAATTGGATTTCCAGCCGGTCTCCCTTGGACTTGATCCAGTTCAATCGTGAGATGATCTCCCTGTTTGCCGAGCACAAGGCGTCCATCAAAACTTCACGCAGGGGCCGCCTGCTGCCAACTTTGGGCTGGCTCACTGCTGGCGCTGCGGTTGCCGCCGCCATCTATGGCAGTAATGTTTTTGAATCCAGGGAAGGGGTGGAAATGGAAGAGGAAGAGGAACCGGTTGGAACTCCGGTCATTTAG
- a CDS encoding TetR/AcrR family transcriptional regulator, protein MVYRPVGLRMREYSNSREKILHAAEELVMEVGAGHLTLDAVARKAGVSKGGLMYNFPTKESLLEGMIVRLVTFWKESYLRAVNDFPNTAIGKLKAQIKAAVTLDPRYRCVTNALLAASANEPKLMIPVKKHYRQVFAELQDAGIDFETAAVLLMAASGLCTTEIMGCSPFSGGERSGVIDQLLTMADSARG, encoded by the coding sequence ATGGTATACCGTCCGGTCGGTTTACGGATGAGAGAGTATTCCAATTCGCGAGAGAAGATACTGCATGCCGCCGAAGAACTGGTAATGGAGGTCGGCGCAGGTCATCTGACCCTTGACGCGGTGGCAAGAAAGGCTGGCGTCAGCAAGGGGGGATTGATGTATAATTTTCCAACCAAAGAATCGCTGTTGGAAGGAATGATAGTTCGCCTGGTCACCTTTTGGAAGGAGAGCTATTTGAGGGCGGTAAACGATTTTCCCAATACCGCGATTGGAAAATTGAAGGCGCAAATCAAAGCAGCCGTGACTCTAGATCCAAGATATCGCTGCGTAACGAACGCATTGCTGGCGGCATCGGCCAACGAGCCGAAATTAATGATCCCGGTGAAGAAGCATTATCGACAGGTGTTTGCTGAATTACAGGATGCCGGGATTGATTTTGAAACGGCGGCCGTGCTCCTGATGGCCGCGAGCGGCCTGTGCACCACGGAAATAATGGGTTGCTCACCCTTCTCGGGTGGCGAGAGAAGCGGAGTAATAGATCAGCTTTTAACGATGGCCGATTCGGCCAGAGGTTAG
- the shc gene encoding squalene--hopene cyclase: protein MKSEEVTIKPAVGLEKDELNAAITRSQSFLLCEQKPEGYWVGELMVDSTIVSDTIAYHHWNGKVDPEWQRKAVNHILSMQLPEGGWNIYQNGPPEVNATIKAYLALKLAGIPITDPRMLKARQVALTLGGVPRMNTFSKLYLALLGLWPWKYVPTIPCEVLLLGKWFHVNIWDMSNWSRAMIVPLAIINHYKPTRPVKVDLSELFLEGFHERDLALPKDPQSFTWRNFFLGLDQLHKFAELWVNAGIHPFRRLALKKCEQWMLERFEGSDGLAAIFPAMLNSLIALKSLGYPDDHPEVLRAERELKKLEHETKDTVRIEPCLSPGWDTAIAAMCLRESGVPAEHPRLKKAGDWLVNREVRFKADWHHKNPVDVEPSGWVFQFNNKWNPDLDDTAMVLLALRLIPTDHPRRRDEAFQRGLKWLLAFQCRDGGWAAYDKDCTKNILEKVPFADHNAMLDPECADITARVLELLGFEGYALDHPQVQEAVEYLREHQETDGSWYGRWGVNYIYGTWQTLRGLWALKMDMNQPWLLKARDWLESVQLPDGGWGERCNTYDDPVFKGQGPSTASQTAWAVMALCTFGDPKRPSLVRGIQYLIENQNEDGSWTELETTGTGFPRVYYLKYDIYRNTWPLLAMATYRKMLDPKEVRVK from the coding sequence ATGAAATCAGAAGAAGTAACAATAAAGCCAGCCGTAGGTTTGGAGAAAGACGAACTGAATGCGGCAATCACCAGATCCCAAAGTTTTTTGCTCTGCGAGCAGAAACCGGAAGGCTATTGGGTGGGCGAGCTGATGGTTGATTCCACAATCGTTTCGGACACGATTGCTTATCATCACTGGAACGGCAAGGTGGACCCGGAATGGCAGCGGAAAGCGGTAAATCACATCCTTTCCATGCAACTGCCGGAAGGCGGTTGGAACATTTATCAGAATGGACCGCCCGAAGTGAATGCGACCATCAAGGCATACCTCGCCTTGAAGCTGGCGGGCATACCGATTACCGATCCGCGCATGCTGAAGGCGCGTCAGGTGGCATTGACCCTGGGAGGTGTTCCACGCATGAATACCTTTTCGAAACTTTATCTGGCGCTCCTCGGGTTATGGCCGTGGAAGTATGTTCCGACCATTCCTTGCGAAGTATTGCTGCTGGGCAAATGGTTTCACGTGAACATTTGGGACATGAGCAACTGGAGTCGCGCCATGATTGTCCCGCTTGCCATCATTAACCATTACAAGCCGACACGGCCGGTGAAGGTTGATTTAAGCGAGCTCTTCCTGGAAGGGTTTCATGAACGCGATCTGGCGTTGCCAAAGGATCCTCAGTCATTCACCTGGAGAAATTTTTTCCTGGGATTGGATCAGTTGCATAAGTTCGCAGAACTGTGGGTGAATGCAGGAATTCATCCGTTTCGTCGGTTGGCGTTGAAGAAATGCGAGCAATGGATGCTCGAACGCTTCGAAGGTTCGGATGGCTTGGCAGCCATTTTCCCGGCAATGCTTAACTCACTGATTGCTTTGAAGTCGCTTGGCTATCCGGATGATCATCCCGAAGTGTTGCGGGCCGAGCGTGAGTTAAAGAAATTGGAACATGAAACCAAGGACACGGTCCGTATTGAACCCTGTTTGTCGCCTGGTTGGGACACGGCCATTGCCGCAATGTGCCTGCGCGAATCGGGGGTTCCCGCCGAACACCCGCGTTTGAAAAAGGCGGGTGATTGGCTGGTGAATCGTGAAGTTCGTTTCAAAGCCGACTGGCATCACAAAAATCCGGTCGATGTCGAACCGAGCGGTTGGGTATTCCAGTTCAATAACAAATGGAATCCCGACCTGGACGATACAGCCATGGTGTTGCTCGCACTCAGGTTGATTCCGACGGACCATCCGCGGCGTCGCGACGAAGCTTTTCAACGCGGATTGAAATGGCTGCTGGCCTTCCAATGTCGCGATGGCGGCTGGGCGGCCTACGACAAGGATTGCACCAAAAATATTTTGGAAAAAGTGCCGTTCGCAGATCACAACGCAATGCTCGATCCAGAGTGTGCGGACATAACGGCGCGTGTGCTGGAGTTGTTGGGATTCGAAGGTTATGCGCTCGATCATCCGCAGGTGCAGGAAGCGGTGGAGTATTTGCGTGAGCATCAAGAAACTGATGGTTCGTGGTACGGGCGTTGGGGCGTGAATTACATCTACGGCACCTGGCAAACGTTGCGTGGTTTGTGGGCGTTAAAGATGGATATGAATCAACCGTGGCTCTTGAAAGCTCGAGACTGGTTGGAGAGCGTGCAATTGCCGGATGGCGGCTGGGGTGAGCGTTGCAACACCTACGATGATCCCGTGTTCAAGGGGCAAGGACCAAGCACGGCTTCGCAAACCGCATGGGCAGTCATGGCGCTTTGCACTTTTGGCGATCCCAAACGGCCAAGTCTGGTGCGTGGAATTCAATATTTGATTGAGAATCAAAACGAAGATGGCTCCTGGACAGAGCTGGAGACCACCGGCACTGGATTCCCGCGCGTTTATTATTTGAAATACGACATCTACCGTAATACATGGCCGCTGCTGGCTATGGCCACCTATCGCAAGATGCTTGATCCGAAGGAAGTCAGGGTGAAGTAA
- a CDS encoding STM4011 family radical SAM protein, whose product MNLSILYRGPLSSCNYGCDYCPFAKRQETAAQLAIDEKALTRFVSWVSSRSGDRISILFTPWGEALIRRWYQRAFVELSHLPHVKKIAIQTNLSCRLDWIEDCNKSRIALWTTFHPSEITRKRFVAQCHKLDQRGVRYSVGVVGLKEHASEIDELRRELAPNVYLWINAYKRVPDYYTPELIKRFTSIDPLFPVNNTRHPSAGLECHAGESVISVDGEGVIRRCHFIRDPIGNIYEPGFEKVLLPRTCPQPSCGCHIGYVHMNKLNLYDVFGDGVLERVPEDWQTLRQ is encoded by the coding sequence ATGAACCTGTCGATCCTGTATCGTGGCCCCCTTTCGAGTTGCAACTATGGTTGCGACTACTGTCCTTTTGCCAAGCGCCAGGAGACTGCCGCGCAACTGGCGATTGACGAAAAGGCACTTACTCGCTTTGTGAGTTGGGTTTCCTCCCGCTCCGGTGATCGCATTTCCATTCTCTTCACTCCTTGGGGCGAGGCTCTCATTCGCCGCTGGTATCAACGCGCCTTTGTCGAACTCAGCCACCTGCCGCACGTGAAGAAAATAGCCATTCAAACGAATCTTTCCTGCCGTTTGGATTGGATCGAGGATTGCAACAAATCTCGAATTGCCTTGTGGACCACCTTCCATCCTTCTGAAATCACACGCAAACGGTTCGTGGCTCAATGTCATAAACTGGACCAAAGAGGTGTGCGTTACAGCGTCGGTGTCGTTGGGCTGAAGGAGCACGCATCGGAGATCGATGAACTCCGTCGTGAACTGGCCCCCAACGTTTATCTCTGGATTAATGCCTATAAGCGTGTCCCCGATTATTATACGCCCGAACTTATCAAACGGTTCACCAGCATTGATCCGCTATTTCCTGTTAATAATACCCGCCATCCGAGCGCAGGACTGGAATGCCATGCGGGCGAGAGTGTGATTTCGGTGGATGGTGAAGGTGTCATTCGCCGTTGTCATTTTATACGCGATCCGATCGGTAATATCTACGAGCCAGGCTTTGAAAAAGTCCTGCTTCCCCGCACATGCCCCCAGCCATCCTGTGGCTGTCACATTGGCTATGTGCACATGAATAAGCTCAACCTTTATGACGTATTTGGCGACGGCGTTCTGGAGCGCGTCCCCGAAGATTGGCAAACGCTTCGACAATAA
- a CDS encoding STM4012 family radical SAM protein: MSTETQSLLESMLRGPAYEAYTYAYPHKTAYRSLAEQIPLRTLWETQQCNALFLYVHVPFCEMRCGFCNLFTTTNPNQTLIDGYLAALQRQASVVRDALHNPAFARLAFGGGTPTFLEPAELEILFAVVEEIMGADSRSLPFSVETSPATATCERLNLLHDHGVDRISIGIQSFLEHEVAAVGRSQKRQEVETALQNIRSLNFPTLNIDLIYGLPGQTMDSWMESLSSALQYRPEELFLYPLYVRPLTGLGRKDRHWEDLRLQMYREARSRLLANGYTQISMRMFRAEHAPTAEGPAYCAQEDGMIGLGCGARSYTRNLHYAMPYAVDSINVRNLIQSFNQTTEDQFAHADYGFILDDSEQKRRYVAQTLLLASGLPLDFYQKRFGTSVFEDLPELCELEVLGFAVRESQLLRLTTEGMERSDVIGPWLYSPQVVELMRNCKLE, from the coding sequence ATGAGCACTGAAACTCAAAGCCTGCTTGAATCGATGTTGCGGGGACCTGCCTACGAGGCTTACACCTACGCGTACCCACATAAAACAGCCTATCGTTCCCTCGCTGAACAGATTCCATTGCGAACACTCTGGGAGACACAGCAGTGCAACGCGCTTTTCCTCTACGTACATGTGCCGTTCTGTGAAATGCGTTGTGGTTTTTGTAACCTCTTTACGACCACAAATCCCAACCAAACCTTGATTGATGGCTACCTCGCTGCCCTGCAGCGGCAAGCCTCCGTGGTCCGGGATGCACTTCATAATCCGGCATTCGCACGTCTTGCCTTTGGCGGCGGAACACCTACCTTCCTCGAACCAGCGGAACTCGAAATCCTTTTTGCTGTCGTCGAAGAGATCATGGGAGCCGATTCAAGGAGTTTGCCCTTCTCGGTTGAAACGTCTCCAGCTACCGCCACTTGTGAACGGCTCAACTTGCTCCACGACCATGGCGTCGACCGGATCAGCATTGGCATCCAAAGCTTTCTCGAACACGAAGTTGCCGCCGTCGGACGGTCGCAAAAACGTCAGGAGGTCGAAACAGCACTCCAGAACATCCGTTCTCTAAACTTTCCTACTCTAAATATCGATCTTATCTATGGCCTCCCGGGCCAGACCATGGATAGCTGGATGGAGTCCCTTTCCTCCGCACTGCAATATCGCCCGGAAGAACTCTTTCTCTACCCTCTTTATGTGCGTCCCCTCACCGGCCTCGGCCGCAAGGACCGCCATTGGGAGGATTTGCGATTGCAAATGTATCGTGAAGCAAGATCCCGGTTGCTGGCCAACGGCTACACTCAAATCTCCATGCGCATGTTCCGTGCGGAACACGCTCCCACTGCTGAAGGACCGGCTTACTGTGCCCAGGAAGATGGCATGATCGGCCTCGGTTGCGGCGCGCGCTCCTACACCCGCAATTTGCATTACGCCATGCCGTATGCCGTGGATTCCATCAACGTTCGCAACCTCATCCAGAGCTTCAACCAGACAACGGAAGATCAATTTGCACATGCTGATTACGGCTTCATCCTCGACGATTCTGAACAGAAACGCCGCTACGTTGCGCAAACACTTTTGCTCGCTTCCGGACTGCCCTTAGACTTTTATCAAAAGCGGTTTGGCACTTCTGTTTTTGAGGACTTGCCTGAACTTTGTGAACTGGAAGTCCTGGGTTTTGCCGTGCGTGAATCTCAGTTGCTCCGGCTCACCACTGAAGGGATGGAACGCTCAGATGTAATCGGCCCCTGGCTCTATTCTCCACAGGTCGTGGAATTAATGCGCAACTGCAAACTGGAATGA
- a CDS encoding STM4013/SEN3800 family hydrolase, translating to MQNINELIGKHDILFVTLDTLRYDVAQECWAKGRTPNLASVLPTTGWEKRHSPATFTYAAHHAFFAGFLPTPEAPGRHPRLFATRFAGSETTTESTCVLDAPDIVTGLAEHDYHTVCIGGVGFFNKLNPLGRVLPCLFEESHWSEELGVTNQQSTANQVVVAQRILEALPAHQRVFLFLNISAIHQPNRFYLDGAVKDSLLSHTAALEYVDAHLGSLFRIMQKRAPILGIICSDHGTAYGEDNYHGHRLAHPVVWEVPYADFVLPKVNPLGHHEH from the coding sequence ATGCAGAACATAAATGAACTCATAGGTAAGCATGACATCCTTTTCGTAACTCTCGATACGTTGCGTTATGATGTCGCGCAGGAATGTTGGGCAAAAGGCCGCACCCCTAACCTTGCCTCTGTTCTGCCCACAACCGGCTGGGAGAAACGTCACTCTCCCGCCACTTTCACCTATGCCGCCCACCATGCCTTCTTCGCCGGATTCCTCCCCACTCCGGAAGCCCCTGGCCGGCATCCCCGGCTTTTTGCAACCCGCTTTGCAGGCAGCGAAACAACCACGGAATCCACCTGCGTATTGGATGCACCTGATATTGTGACCGGCCTGGCAGAACACGATTATCACACCGTCTGCATCGGCGGTGTGGGTTTCTTCAACAAATTAAACCCATTGGGACGCGTCCTTCCGTGCCTGTTCGAGGAGAGTCATTGGAGCGAGGAACTCGGCGTCACCAATCAGCAGTCCACTGCCAATCAAGTTGTCGTGGCTCAAAGAATTCTGGAAGCTTTACCTGCCCATCAACGGGTTTTCTTATTTCTCAATATCTCGGCAATTCACCAGCCGAATCGCTTCTATCTCGATGGTGCAGTCAAGGACTCGCTGCTTTCTCACACCGCTGCCTTGGAGTATGTAGACGCCCATCTTGGCTCCCTTTTTCGCATCATGCAAAAGCGAGCTCCCATCCTTGGTATAATTTGTTCTGACCACGGTACCGCTTATGGTGAAGACAATTACCACGGCCATAGACTTGCTCATCCTGTTGTTTGGGAAGTGCCTTACGCCGATTTCGTTTTACCGAAGGTGAACCCGCTCGGGCATCATGAGCACTGA
- a CDS encoding HAD family hydrolase, with product MNLSFIFFDLDNTLLDRDAAWRIYWSQFIQQNPAIFNPHSQSALEQIIIEDQHGWRDRAAFFSWLTQSFPKLDQPPMALWEQCRQQLGKLSVPYPGVRELLICLKKTYPLTLVSNGSSTVQRMKLLHSGLAVFFDHIFISGEVGVDKPDPGIFKAALKESNYAPENILFVGDDPVRDVFGAGSLGLQTCWISHGNSWTANQSKPDFILREVTELPALLQRNSSNHIKLCRT from the coding sequence ATGAACCTCTCCTTCATCTTCTTTGACCTGGACAATACCCTCCTTGACCGCGATGCCGCCTGGAGGATCTATTGGTCACAATTCATCCAACAAAACCCTGCAATTTTTAATCCGCACTCGCAGTCGGCCCTGGAGCAGATTATTATCGAAGACCAACATGGCTGGCGCGATCGCGCTGCTTTTTTCTCATGGCTTACCCAATCGTTTCCCAAACTGGACCAACCACCGATGGCACTCTGGGAACAATGCCGCCAACAACTCGGAAAACTCTCAGTTCCTTATCCCGGCGTGCGTGAATTGCTTATCTGCCTAAAGAAAACCTACCCTCTGACACTGGTGTCAAACGGTTCCAGCACGGTTCAAAGGATGAAACTGCTCCACTCGGGACTGGCGGTTTTTTTCGACCACATCTTCATTTCCGGCGAGGTTGGCGTGGATAAACCCGACCCGGGAATTTTTAAGGCCGCCCTGAAGGAGTCGAACTATGCTCCTGAAAACATCCTCTTTGTCGGTGACGATCCGGTGAGAGATGTGTTTGGAGCCGGTAGTCTCGGACTGCAGACCTGTTGGATCTCGCATGGCAATAGCTGGACAGCCAATCAGTCAAAGCCGGATTTCATCCTGCGCGAAGTAACAGAGCTTCCTGCACTACTGCAAAGGAACTCATCAAACCATATAAAACTATGCAGAACATAA